The following proteins come from a genomic window of Paenibacillus spongiae:
- a CDS encoding GNAT family N-acetyltransferase yields MSAAPLTIEQMQMKYNAQVSRLLVQGFRGKFQSLTNMKDDDLALFFEKLLDHYPHEPFGRRMVVLLEGIVVGTMSIQWKGDSDPELKRKPLSWKSFNRFGKWNLMKMMLGLHFLEHKPQAGECYIADLVVHSDHRGIGVGTNLLQWAKQYVQAEPHLDVLSLFVSGHNERARHLYEQLSFHTKFQRSSLARHIFFRERKWNYMVLRLK; encoded by the coding sequence ATGAGCGCGGCGCCCTTAACGATCGAGCAGATGCAGATGAAATATAATGCGCAGGTCAGCCGGCTGCTTGTCCAAGGGTTTCGCGGGAAATTTCAATCGCTGACGAATATGAAGGATGACGATCTCGCTCTTTTTTTCGAAAAACTGTTGGATCACTATCCCCACGAACCCTTTGGCCGCAGGATGGTCGTCTTACTGGAGGGAATTGTTGTAGGAACGATGTCCATTCAATGGAAAGGCGATTCCGATCCCGAGCTAAAGCGGAAACCTCTTTCATGGAAGAGCTTCAACAGGTTCGGTAAGTGGAACCTTATGAAAATGATGCTCGGTTTGCATTTCTTAGAGCACAAGCCTCAGGCAGGAGAATGCTATATTGCGGACCTTGTCGTCCATTCGGACCATCGAGGTATCGGAGTTGGAACGAATCTGCTCCAATGGGCGAAGCAATACGTGCAAGCCGAGCCTCACCTGGATGTACTAAGCTTGTTCGTCTCAGGCCATAACGAACGTGCTCGGCATCTCTATGAGCAGTTATCGTTTCATACTAAGTTCCAAAGAAGCAGTTTAGCGCGGCATATCTTTTTCAGAGAACGGAAGTGGAATTATATGGTCCTGAGATTGAAATAG